A genomic stretch from Glaciecola nitratireducens FR1064 includes:
- a CDS encoding insulinase family protein: MPQSRLTNRDYSSRELENGLEYALIACSDAQKASVSISIEMGHFSDPDDCQGLSHLMEHMLFAGSEHYPDGNFLNQLLNTHGGFVNAWTSAETCNFHFDCPLNQFSNALDVLIDMLTRPSLTVEGITQEIDAIDAEFSMRKQDDVRRLYDVHKQTCNPKHPFSRFSVGNKRIFTQFSKTELQQKLHMHHQRYFDAKNMKACIVLPKEAASAELITSIEAKFLTIKCSDISSVTKRYPELYLAHHKNCLIEVKPFKFAQNLMLTFCLPSVSQWYRSKPILLLTHLIEDSSENTLQHYLKRMAFIIDLTASGGIEGENYQDININLRLTELGLENTEKIIQIILQWFNFLREKGIEKWRFEEKAQQLALQVKHASLSSAIDEAALLSTKLHELTLQQALESEVIMDYFDNAIFQQFFAYFKKENLRVYCINPKAKCDDVTTQYEVPYSIRALDVIDVEHDLTSMKLPPQNPYMSENFGLAAKELQRTQIKTIQSSDFLLKFVQNHQFKTPKGDCYLSLENPNMIGNARNVAIKRLWISCLSEALSEAYSGAEMAGIYFRVYGHQGGMTLHTSGFSDRQLMLCQEILSFIQKLNIKPATFAAVKEKVASSLKNTLLNKPINQLFADVNILLQENTFSQESILAEVETLTLRELHQQARTYFEKIHIEGLAVGNWSIAQIQSFHSKVVDCFKDMNKVLKSSRNIALISRQKLCIQHGQSHKEHAIVFYFQAPSNSKQNRGLYIAIEKLLSPIVFDELRNKRNLGYLVGCGYFPVNKRPGLALYVQSPTHSSNNLYTAMTEVLEEFVQNIEEFAPIFDNFKESLKKQFRVFDANTNQLAQRLWMDFDDLNKSTENNQMEHVINDLTFDLFKKGCENLTADSFIGKAIFITEPKTEHGNSFAGFEFIEDPTAFKHIVKYQ; the protein is encoded by the coding sequence TTGCCCCAATCAAGACTAACAAATCGAGATTACTCTTCACGCGAACTTGAGAATGGACTCGAGTATGCTTTGATAGCTTGTTCTGATGCGCAAAAAGCGTCAGTTTCTATATCAATTGAGATGGGACATTTTAGTGATCCTGATGACTGCCAAGGCCTATCTCATCTTATGGAACATATGCTTTTTGCAGGCAGCGAGCATTATCCCGATGGTAACTTTTTAAATCAACTGCTAAATACGCATGGGGGCTTCGTAAATGCTTGGACTTCAGCGGAAACTTGTAATTTTCATTTTGATTGTCCCCTAAACCAGTTCTCCAATGCATTAGATGTTCTGATTGATATGCTTACGAGGCCATCCTTAACTGTAGAGGGTATAACGCAAGAAATCGATGCCATTGACGCAGAGTTTTCTATGAGAAAGCAGGATGACGTGCGCCGTCTTTACGACGTTCACAAACAGACTTGTAATCCAAAGCACCCTTTCAGTCGATTTAGCGTTGGCAACAAGCGCATATTTACGCAATTTAGTAAAACGGAACTACAGCAAAAATTGCACATGCATCATCAACGCTATTTTGATGCGAAAAATATGAAGGCTTGCATTGTTTTGCCCAAAGAAGCGGCAAGCGCGGAACTCATAACCTCCATTGAAGCAAAATTTCTTACTATCAAGTGCAGCGATATCAGTAGCGTAACAAAGCGCTATCCAGAGCTTTATTTAGCGCATCATAAAAACTGTTTAATTGAGGTAAAACCCTTTAAATTCGCACAAAATCTGATGCTGACTTTTTGTTTGCCTTCTGTTTCTCAATGGTATCGCAGCAAGCCAATTCTTTTGCTCACTCACTTAATTGAAGACTCATCTGAAAACACATTACAACATTACCTTAAGCGAATGGCGTTTATAATTGATTTGACGGCTAGCGGTGGCATTGAGGGTGAAAATTACCAAGATATCAACATTAACTTACGATTAACCGAACTGGGTTTAGAAAATACCGAAAAGATCATTCAGATAATTTTACAGTGGTTTAACTTTTTACGAGAAAAAGGCATTGAAAAATGGCGATTTGAAGAAAAAGCACAGCAATTAGCTTTGCAAGTTAAACATGCATCGTTGTCTTCAGCAATCGATGAGGCAGCCCTACTCTCCACTAAGCTGCATGAGCTAACGCTGCAACAAGCGTTGGAATCTGAAGTTATAATGGACTACTTTGATAACGCAATTTTTCAACAATTTTTTGCTTATTTCAAAAAAGAAAATTTACGAGTGTACTGCATTAATCCAAAAGCAAAATGTGATGATGTAACAACCCAATATGAAGTGCCATATAGCATCAGAGCTTTGGACGTCATCGATGTTGAGCATGATTTAACATCGATGAAACTACCTCCACAAAATCCCTATATGAGCGAAAACTTTGGATTGGCGGCAAAAGAACTTCAAAGAACACAGATAAAAACGATCCAAAGTTCTGACTTCTTATTAAAATTTGTTCAAAATCATCAATTTAAAACCCCGAAAGGCGATTGCTACCTCTCATTAGAAAATCCTAATATGATTGGGAATGCTCGTAACGTCGCGATAAAAAGACTGTGGATTTCTTGTTTAAGCGAAGCTCTTAGCGAAGCATACAGCGGCGCTGAAATGGCAGGAATTTATTTCAGAGTATACGGTCACCAGGGAGGCATGACACTGCATACGAGTGGTTTTTCTGATAGACAACTCATGCTGTGTCAGGAAATTCTTAGCTTTATTCAAAAACTAAATATAAAACCCGCAACCTTTGCTGCGGTAAAAGAAAAAGTAGCGTCGAGTTTAAAGAACACCTTGCTCAACAAACCAATTAACCAGCTTTTTGCAGACGTAAACATCTTGCTTCAAGAGAACACGTTCAGTCAAGAATCAATATTAGCCGAAGTTGAAACATTAACACTACGTGAGTTGCATCAACAAGCTAGGACCTACTTTGAAAAAATACACATTGAAGGTTTAGCCGTTGGCAATTGGTCTATAGCACAAATACAATCTTTTCATTCTAAAGTTGTTGACTGTTTTAAAGATATGAATAAAGTACTAAAGTCGAGCAGAAATATTGCGCTAATAAGCCGACAAAAACTCTGTATACAACACGGTCAGTCACATAAAGAGCACGCCATTGTTTTTTATTTTCAGGCTCCTTCCAATAGCAAGCAAAACCGTGGTTTATACATAGCCATTGAGAAACTTCTCTCTCCTATTGTGTTTGATGAATTGCGCAATAAAAGGAATCTTGGCTACCTTGTTGGTTGTGGTTACTTCCCAGTGAACAAACGCCCAGGTTTAGCTTTGTATGTGCAGTCGCCAACACATTCAAGTAACAATTTGTATACCGCTATGACTGAAGTGTTGGAAGAATTCGTGCAAAATATTGAGGAGTTTGCTCCCATTTTTGATAATTTCAAAGAGTCATTAAAAAAGCAGTTCCGGGTTTTCGACGCAAACACAAACCAATTAGCTCAACGCCTCTGGATGGATTTCGACGACCTGAATAAATCAACTGAAAACAATCAAATGGAACACGTTATAAACGACTTAACATTCGACTTATTTAAAAAAGGCTGTGAGAATTTGACTGCGGATAGCTTTATTGGTAAAGCTATATTTATAACAGAACCCAAAACCGAGCACGGCAACAGCTTTGCAGGCTTTGAATTCATTGAGGATCCGACGGCCTTTAAACATATTGTTAAATATCAATAA
- a CDS encoding HlyC/CorC family transporter encodes MDAISTETLFTILAVLIVVSAYFSSSETGMMTINRYKLKHLANEGDPRALRVQKLIDRPDKLIGLILIGNNLANIAASLIAGIIASRYFGEFYGTIVTTFGLTLVMLVFAEVTPKTLAAMYPEKIAYPSSLLLLPLLFIFTPFVKLVNGFTNIILMILRINPNGDNGDSLSREELRTVVYEAGNLIPKKHQDMLVSILDLEKVTAEDIMVARSDIYAIDINDDWKDIQKQLTHSQHTRVLLYRDSIDDAVGFIHVRDALRLLSKDQFTKATMLRAVKEIYYTPDSTSLHTLMYKFQAVRERIGLVVDEYGDIQGLVTLEDILEEIIGDFTTSMLPDYSKEAIEQPDGSYLVDGSANIRELNKEMDWYFPTEGPKTLNGLILEYLEEIPENNISLRLAGYPVEIVDISGNMIKTVRILPLYYKSLADVEAALKQ; translated from the coding sequence TTGGACGCTATTTCCACTGAAACACTTTTTACTATTCTTGCTGTTTTGATTGTCGTTTCAGCCTATTTTTCAAGTTCTGAAACAGGCATGATGACGATCAACCGATACAAGCTAAAGCACTTAGCGAACGAAGGCGATCCCAGAGCATTGCGCGTTCAAAAATTGATTGACCGACCTGACAAACTTATCGGACTAATCTTAATTGGCAATAACTTAGCAAATATTGCGGCTTCGCTTATCGCAGGTATTATCGCCTCTCGATACTTTGGTGAGTTTTACGGTACGATAGTAACTACATTCGGCTTGACCCTCGTAATGCTGGTATTTGCAGAAGTAACGCCAAAAACCTTAGCAGCAATGTATCCAGAAAAAATAGCATATCCAAGCTCTCTCCTTCTGTTGCCTCTGCTGTTTATATTTACTCCATTTGTAAAGTTAGTGAACGGATTCACCAATATCATCCTAATGATTTTGCGCATAAACCCAAATGGCGACAACGGTGACTCCTTAAGTCGAGAAGAATTGCGCACCGTTGTTTACGAAGCTGGAAACCTTATTCCGAAGAAACACCAAGACATGTTGGTGAGTATCCTAGATCTGGAAAAAGTCACCGCAGAAGACATCATGGTTGCACGCAGTGATATTTACGCCATTGATATCAATGACGATTGGAAAGATATTCAAAAACAGCTTACGCATTCGCAACATACCCGCGTTTTGCTTTACCGTGACAGTATCGATGATGCAGTCGGCTTCATCCACGTGCGCGATGCGCTTAGACTGTTATCAAAAGATCAATTTACAAAAGCGACCATGTTGCGCGCTGTTAAGGAAATTTATTACACACCGGACTCCACATCACTGCATACCTTAATGTATAAGTTTCAAGCGGTAAGAGAACGTATTGGCCTAGTGGTAGACGAGTATGGCGATATTCAGGGCTTAGTGACCTTAGAAGATATATTGGAAGAAATCATTGGCGATTTTACAACTTCAATGCTTCCTGATTACAGTAAGGAAGCGATTGAGCAGCCTGATGGAAGTTACTTGGTAGACGGTAGTGCCAACATTAGAGAACTAAATAAAGAAATGGATTGGTATTTCCCGACGGAAGGCCCAAAAACGCTAAATGGCTTAATATTAGAGTATTTAGAAGAAATACCAGAAAACAACATTAGTTTGCGATTGGCTGGATATCCAGTAGAGATAGTTGATATCAGCGGTAATATGATAAAAACAGTTAGAATTTTACCACTCTATTATAAATCGCTTGCAGATGTAGAAGCGGCATTGAAACAATAA
- a CDS encoding EAL domain-containing protein, translating into MMLISMQFLSPAAARVSTSLNFEHLSAQNGFSQSQVIQTVEDKYGFIWIVSSDGLSKYDGFQNKLFSADASVSGSIPSNSVSGIVIDDQQNLWIATDQGLARYHYETDSFTTINSENSILKASEISAIASASGKEIYFTVQNSLYRLNAESQKVTQVISQSPFPTSITYIKDENSRIWMSSAYSGIFIFDKISGQLFDLTLQNPWNFTLPKVKINKIEVVGNKYWIATNKGLITLDFSTNKQHNLSQEINPDLPSNVINALNFDGESLWIGTNRGLAIADKDSKIQTVINHNNAFSSGLQDSNITSILMSRMGTAWIGTASAGLHNFHPASSPLKLFKPVEGDNKSLSGRQVIAFAKDTGQNIWVATRLDGLNKFNQKQGYYEQYPLNISAMVNDVKIDANNKAWLATSEGIYSYRISGDSGEGLTFENQIHANKSFEALQIFDNRIWIWHQDKGLSSIDPTSYEETFVSLPSDISVAIPVFADDRNKIWLQTNVGVLISDNGNSQYTRPSGLEEFGKLNIIHVYSHQDAYWVVTENQGIFKLDKVSLTLLKQLKGFSDSATSDIRSAIGVENSIWYGSRQGIYTLDLNSSNIVKRRSKSALNFNELGRKAIIATDDGNLLIGGSIGIHYLQTKQQNINKYDKPIKPQFLSFSAPNKNIDSEATTQPAYMMEEFNMAHSESRINIEFGVINSVNSNATEYRYMLDGLDKDWTYTTTNRLASYSYLSFGDYLFKVQARINGGDWSQQNELAIAVEKPFWLNTRALIFYAFFIVFLAVYQVSKMKSRKNRDQTLTEDVERLTLTLSSSGDELWDWDIASGQIYRANTWNTIDFPQDSMRSHTTYENNVHENDVERLKQALDDHLEGKTQFFELAYRVKTFSGDWVWVLDRGKVVKRDAHHNSLRMTGTLKNINHLKQAEEQLNLFKSSFENITEGVFIADQEFKFMSVNSAYCNCTGDTVEKALASKLSFSQYPEAFTEEVKKTLKHKGSWSGEIDAVRINGEKYQLEMTIDAIRNEDNHISHYVGVFSDISSRKKTEKELLKLANTDPLTNLPNRSFFQASHENLVRRETPHALICLDMDNFKRINDSLGHQTGDLLIKQIARRLQKITTSSSTTYRLGGDEFSMLIEATATVHRISHIAQDILDALSRPFYINKQEFVLGVSIGIAAYPEDGTTHQELLKNADTAMYFAKNNGGSNYQFFSGEMNQNAVRQLQIENLIRFGIKEDLFSVFYQPKVDIMSGRLVSMEALVRFEHPQKGIVSPGQFIPLAEQTGQILEIGEQVLRKACIDTKRWVDAGLFTGRVAVNISAKQFELPDLDDRIERILKQVGLSPLHLECEITEGTLMENPEQALKMMQRLRERGIHLALDDFGTGYSSLAYLKKFPIHTLKIDKAFIDDIATSSVDKHMAESIINIAHNLGLKVVAEGVEHEKQLEILKRYECEMMQGYLFSKPVSATKFEQLLVEGKNMKHLLEARKPSPIRPAVRIAKR; encoded by the coding sequence ATGATGCTGATCAGCATGCAGTTCCTGTCCCCGGCAGCTGCAAGGGTATCGACTAGCCTCAATTTTGAGCATCTCTCTGCTCAAAATGGTTTTTCTCAGAGTCAAGTCATACAAACTGTTGAGGATAAATACGGGTTCATTTGGATTGTCAGCAGTGACGGTTTGAGCAAGTATGACGGTTTTCAAAATAAACTATTCAGCGCGGACGCTTCTGTTTCGGGTTCTATTCCAAGTAATTCTGTTAGCGGCATTGTTATAGATGACCAGCAAAATTTATGGATAGCCACTGACCAAGGTTTAGCTCGATATCACTATGAAACAGACAGTTTTACAACAATAAATAGTGAAAACAGCATTTTAAAAGCAAGTGAAATTAGCGCAATTGCCAGTGCATCAGGGAAAGAAATTTATTTTACAGTTCAAAATTCTTTGTATCGACTGAATGCGGAGAGTCAAAAAGTAACGCAAGTCATTAGTCAAAGCCCCTTCCCCACAAGCATCACCTACATTAAAGACGAAAATTCAAGAATATGGATGAGTTCAGCATATTCGGGTATCTTCATTTTCGATAAAATTTCAGGACAGCTCTTTGATTTGACCTTACAAAACCCATGGAACTTCACCCTTCCTAAGGTAAAAATTAACAAAATTGAAGTTGTCGGTAACAAATATTGGATTGCTACTAATAAAGGGTTGATCACACTAGATTTCAGCACAAATAAACAACACAACCTGTCACAAGAAATTAATCCAGACTTACCTTCAAATGTAATAAACGCTCTTAATTTTGACGGTGAAAGTCTATGGATTGGAACCAATAGAGGGCTTGCGATTGCTGACAAGGATTCAAAAATCCAAACGGTTATTAATCACAATAACGCCTTTTCAAGCGGATTACAGGATAGCAATATCACTAGTATTCTTATGTCGAGAATGGGTACAGCTTGGATAGGAACGGCTAGTGCGGGATTACACAACTTTCATCCAGCTTCTAGCCCATTAAAGCTGTTCAAACCAGTAGAGGGCGATAACAAAAGTTTATCAGGACGCCAAGTAATCGCTTTTGCAAAAGACACCGGACAGAATATATGGGTAGCAACAAGGCTAGACGGCCTCAACAAGTTTAATCAAAAACAGGGGTATTACGAACAATACCCACTGAATATTTCAGCAATGGTAAACGACGTTAAAATTGATGCTAACAACAAAGCATGGCTGGCAACGAGTGAAGGAATTTATAGCTATCGGATTAGTGGAGATAGTGGTGAAGGCTTAACGTTCGAAAATCAAATTCACGCTAACAAGTCCTTCGAGGCTCTTCAAATATTTGATAACAGGATCTGGATTTGGCATCAAGATAAAGGGCTATCAAGCATCGATCCAACGAGTTATGAAGAAACCTTCGTCAGCCTCCCAAGTGACATTTCCGTCGCTATTCCCGTATTTGCAGACGATCGCAACAAGATCTGGCTGCAAACAAACGTAGGTGTGCTGATCAGCGATAACGGCAATAGCCAATATACTCGACCTTCTGGTCTTGAAGAGTTTGGCAAATTGAACATCATTCATGTTTACAGCCATCAAGACGCTTATTGGGTCGTTACTGAAAATCAGGGGATTTTTAAACTTGATAAAGTTAGCTTAACCCTGCTGAAACAGCTAAAAGGCTTTAGTGACAGCGCTACTTCTGATATACGCTCAGCTATTGGCGTTGAAAATAGTATCTGGTATGGCAGCAGACAAGGTATCTATACACTTGACCTTAACTCGTCAAATATCGTCAAGCGGCGTTCTAAAAGTGCATTAAACTTCAATGAGTTAGGTCGAAAAGCTATCATTGCTACAGACGACGGCAATCTGCTTATTGGTGGTTCGATTGGTATTCATTATCTGCAAACTAAACAGCAAAATATTAACAAGTATGATAAACCGATAAAACCTCAGTTTTTGAGTTTCTCTGCTCCGAATAAAAATATTGATTCAGAAGCAACTACCCAGCCTGCGTATATGATGGAAGAGTTCAACATGGCGCATTCCGAAAGTCGTATTAACATTGAGTTTGGCGTCATTAACAGCGTCAATTCAAACGCAACCGAGTATCGCTATATGCTCGATGGACTAGATAAAGACTGGACGTATACCACAACTAACCGGCTTGCTTCCTATAGCTACCTATCTTTTGGTGACTATCTGTTTAAAGTGCAAGCGCGTATTAATGGTGGTGATTGGTCCCAGCAAAATGAGCTTGCAATAGCTGTTGAAAAGCCATTTTGGCTGAATACACGCGCACTTATATTTTACGCCTTCTTCATCGTATTCTTAGCGGTTTATCAAGTTAGCAAAATGAAGTCTCGTAAAAATCGCGATCAAACCCTCACCGAAGACGTTGAGCGTTTAACCCTCACTCTATCATCTAGTGGTGATGAATTATGGGATTGGGATATCGCTAGCGGCCAAATTTACCGAGCAAATACCTGGAACACTATCGATTTTCCGCAAGACAGTATGCGCAGTCACACTACTTATGAGAACAATGTTCACGAAAATGACGTTGAGCGTTTAAAGCAAGCGCTTGATGATCATTTAGAGGGAAAAACCCAATTCTTCGAGCTCGCTTATCGCGTTAAAACATTTTCTGGCGACTGGGTGTGGGTGCTCGACAGAGGCAAAGTAGTTAAGCGTGATGCCCATCATAACTCACTGCGCATGACCGGCACCTTAAAAAACATCAATCATTTAAAGCAGGCTGAAGAACAACTCAATTTATTCAAGAGCAGCTTTGAAAACATCACCGAAGGCGTTTTTATTGCCGATCAAGAGTTTAAGTTTATGTCGGTTAATAGCGCCTACTGCAACTGCACTGGCGATACGGTAGAAAAAGCGCTGGCGAGCAAGTTATCTTTCAGCCAGTACCCTGAAGCGTTTACCGAAGAAGTCAAAAAGACACTCAAACATAAAGGCAGTTGGTCTGGTGAAATTGATGCCGTGCGCATTAATGGTGAAAAATATCAGTTGGAAATGACAATTGATGCTATTCGAAACGAAGACAATCATATTAGCCATTACGTAGGTGTTTTTTCCGATATCAGTTCACGCAAGAAAACTGAAAAAGAGTTGTTGAAGCTAGCGAACACAGATCCACTCACCAATTTACCCAATCGTTCCTTTTTTCAAGCCAGTCATGAAAACTTAGTTCGTCGTGAAACTCCGCATGCGCTTATCTGTCTCGACATGGATAATTTCAAACGGATAAACGACTCACTTGGGCACCAAACGGGCGATTTACTAATTAAGCAAATAGCACGTCGCTTACAAAAAATAACGACCTCTAGCTCTACTACTTATCGTTTAGGCGGTGATGAGTTTAGTATGTTGATTGAGGCGACGGCTACTGTACACCGTATTTCTCACATTGCTCAAGACATACTTGATGCGCTATCGCGTCCATTTTATATTAACAAACAAGAGTTTGTGCTGGGTGTGAGTATTGGTATTGCGGCCTACCCTGAAGACGGAACTACACATCAAGAGTTGCTTAAGAATGCGGATACCGCGATGTATTTTGCAAAAAACAATGGCGGCAGTAACTATCAATTTTTCAGTGGTGAAATGAATCAGAACGCAGTACGCCAACTGCAGATTGAAAACCTGATTCGTTTTGGTATCAAAGAAGATTTGTTCAGTGTCTTTTATCAACCTAAAGTAGATATCATGTCCGGCCGCTTAGTGAGTATGGAAGCGCTGGTGAGATTTGAACATCCGCAGAAAGGGATTGTTAGTCCAGGGCAATTTATCCCCTTAGCAGAGCAAACAGGTCAAATACTTGAGATTGGTGAGCAAGTCTTGCGCAAAGCTTGTATCGATACAAAGCGATGGGTTGATGCAGGACTATTTACTGGCCGTGTCGCAGTTAATATTTCAGCTAAACAGTTTGAGCTGCCGGATCTTGACGATCGAATCGAACGAATTCTGAAGCAGGTTGGCTTGAGTCCACTGCATTTGGAATGTGAGATCACTGAAGGCACTTTGATGGAGAATCCAGAACAGGCCCTTAAAATGATGCAGCGTTTGCGTGAGCGTGGCATTCACCTTGCGCTAGATGACTTTGGCACCGGCTATTCGTCCTTGGCTTATCTCAAGAAATTCCCTATTCACACACTGAAAATAGATAAAGCATTTATTGACGATATCGCAACGAGTTCTGTCGACAAGCACATGGCAGAGTCTATTATCAACATTGCGCACAACCTTGGCTTAAAAGTAGTAGCCGAAGGTGTAGAACATGAGAAGCAGTTAGAAATACTAAAACGCTACGAATGTGAAATGATGCAGGGTTATTTGTTCAGCAAACCCGTCAGTGCAACTAAATTTGAACAGCTGCTAGTAGAAGGTAAAAACATGAAACATCTGCTAGAGGCGAGGAAACCTAGCCCAATACGCCCAGCAGTAAGAATTGCCAAGCGTTAG
- a CDS encoding cytochrome C assembly family protein, producing the protein MDYTFAVYVPTFCLYLWAGIALTKAFFSPHNQVSKLPHYLLYAATLGHLAIILLTNINNQSEQLTMTQVAVLLAWLVTVTMLTANAYIKNLVFLPVVSLFSALFITLQIFVPQTAGIHVNMSFGLISHIILSLFAFGVLSISFLYALQLSYINYQLKHKQISLANNQLPPLLSVEHILTKLMIVGTILLAIALASGFIFIPNMFADGYAHKTILSSSAFLVYALALLLHHFSGLKARILVTFNLVGVTLLTLAYFGSRFVREIIL; encoded by the coding sequence ATGGATTATACTTTTGCTGTGTACGTGCCTACCTTTTGTCTATATTTATGGGCAGGTATAGCGCTGACCAAAGCTTTTTTTTCACCTCACAATCAAGTAAGTAAACTGCCCCATTATTTATTATATGCAGCAACGCTTGGTCATTTAGCGATTATTTTATTAACTAATATTAATAACCAATCTGAACAATTGACTATGACGCAAGTTGCCGTTTTGCTTGCGTGGTTAGTTACGGTCACAATGTTGACCGCTAACGCGTATATAAAAAATTTAGTTTTTTTGCCGGTCGTAAGTTTATTTTCCGCCCTGTTTATTACCCTGCAAATTTTTGTACCACAAACTGCTGGTATTCATGTCAACATGAGTTTTGGGCTTATCAGTCATATTATTTTAAGCTTGTTCGCATTTGGTGTGCTAAGTATTAGCTTTTTATACGCTCTTCAGCTTTCTTACATTAATTATCAGTTGAAACACAAACAAATATCATTGGCGAATAATCAACTTCCTCCGCTACTTTCAGTAGAACATATTCTGACAAAATTAATGATAGTCGGCACCATATTGCTCGCTATCGCGCTGGCTTCGGGCTTTATCTTTATACCGAATATGTTTGCTGATGGATATGCACACAAAACAATCCTATCAAGCTCCGCCTTTCTTGTTTATGCACTTGCCTTGCTGCTGCATCACTTCTCGGGATTAAAAGCGCGCATCCTAGTTACGTTTAATTTAGTGGGCGTTACGCTGTTGACACTGGCTTATTTTGGTAGTCGATTTGTACGAGAGATTATCTTATAA
- the sixA gene encoding phosphohistidine phosphatase SixA: protein MIIFVMRHGEAEPYKQDDQSRHLTRFGITQSEHAAKWMAKQLKENAKLSQVDLTLVSPYVRTIETLTAVEAFLPIERIAKTDKVTPVGNAKQVQNLIDFELLQDNAIQCLLIISHMPLVSLLSDVVCHGFNARIFDTADVLMIDYDPVLSMGSQLGFYQSLT, encoded by the coding sequence ATGATTATATTTGTAATGCGTCATGGTGAGGCTGAGCCATATAAACAAGATGATCAATCAAGACATCTTACACGGTTTGGTATCACGCAGTCAGAGCATGCGGCAAAATGGATGGCTAAACAATTAAAGGAAAATGCAAAGTTAAGTCAAGTTGACCTTACTTTGGTGAGTCCATATGTTAGAACAATTGAAACATTGACTGCCGTTGAAGCGTTTTTACCGATAGAAAGAATAGCGAAGACTGATAAAGTCACGCCCGTTGGAAATGCAAAGCAAGTTCAAAATCTCATTGACTTTGAGCTTTTGCAAGACAACGCTATTCAATGTTTGCTGATAATTAGTCATATGCCACTGGTGAGTTTGTTGAGCGATGTTGTTTGTCATGGATTTAATGCGCGAATATTTGATACTGCTGACGTATTAATGATTGACTACGATCCAGTGCTTTCAATGGGGAGCCAGTTGGGGTTTTATCAAAGTCTCACCTAA